In Chloroflexota bacterium, the genomic window TGTGGACAAAGGCAGCTTCTTCGAAATCAAACCGCTTTTTGCCCCCATGATGATAACAGGACTGGCTCGGATGAACGGCCACCCAGTGGGCATCGTGGCTAACCAACCGATGGTCTATGCTGGTGCCATCACAGCCAAAGCGGGTCAAAAAGAACGCCACTTCATCGACCTGTGCGCAGCCTATCATATCCCCTTAATCTTTTTAGTCGATGTCCCCGGCGTGATGACAGGGCCTGACTCAGAGCGGGAAGGAGCTTTGCGGTACGGTTTGGCTGTTGCTTATTCATTAGCCTGGGCAGACGTCCCCAAATTCACGGTGGTCATACGCAAGGCATTTGGCTTCGGAGGCTGTGCCATGTGTGGCTATGGAGCCGGACAAACGCTTACCCTCGCCTGGCCAACAGCCGATTTCGGTTCTCTGCCTTCAAGTGGTGGGGTGCTGGCAGCCTATGGCGCCGAGATAGCAAAATCAGAAAACCCTGAAGCTCTTCAGAAACAACTGGAGGAAGCCTATAAGAAATACTGCGGACCTTATCCCGCAGCCAGTATGTTCAATGTGGACGACGTTATAGATCCTCGTGAGACCAGGACAAGAATCACCCATGCCTTGGACCTGGCTCTAGGACGACGCTCTGCCCCACCCTCACCGGTGATGAGACACGGCGTGATGCCGTGATAAAATTTTCACACCGACTAGCTTATTGGAGCAAGCTTCGTGAACTCAAACTATTGCTGATCAATGAAGCTTAAGCATTCTTTTCGGCCAAGTCACCTGCCCAGGGCAGTTTAAATTTCTCACCCTGGTACGCCTTAATCATCAAAAGTATCCACAATACAACCGCGAGCACCCAGATAAGCCCATTAATCACCCAACCGATAATAGGTATCCACCCGATGACTATGCTAGCAAGGGTGAGAACGCCAAAGACAATGATAGACTGCAAGGCATGGAAACGGACAAACTTGTTCTCTTTCTCTATTAAAAAGAAAATGAGACCGCTTATCCAACCTAGAACATAACATAATAGTCCGGCAATATTCTCATCCAGTCCAGTTGAAGTTTTTGCCATTGCAATACACCCCCCTTTCTGTTTAAACCTGATTATTAAGGATACGCCTGCGACTTAGCCCGTGTCAACAGTTAACGGATAATATTCGTTACTGGCCTGGCTTCAAGATGAGCCTGTCAACAGCAGCTTGTTCCACTTGTTCCCGCGTCCAGAGCATAGGATGATATTTTATAGTGCGCCACATGTTAATCATATCATCATAATGTTTGCTATAGGGATGACCACTCTGGCCAGTGGTGTGGATAGTAACACTTTTTGATAAGTCACCCAGGTCAACAATCATGCGCATCGAGGGTGCCACTTTCACATCAAAGTTCCCCGAATCAGCAAACCAGACGGTGTTGTTCACGGTGTCTGTGCTGCCACCAACAGGGAACGGGCCGCGATTGACCATATTCTCAATTAGACCGATGCCACTCAGTCCCAGCGGATTGCTGACAAAGGTCGCCGTGTGCAGGTCGCCCCATCTCCATTTATTGCGGTCTTTGCCCAGCGCGGCTACAGTATCCGCATAAGCTTCACTGAAGCAGCGAACCAAAATATCATCGCGGGTTTCAACAACATCTTCCGTAGTGGCATCATCCCACCAAGCATCGTTGGGCTTCTCCATCAGCAAAAATGTAGCCCACATCTCCCTGTCTTCACCATACACTCTTATATCTTCGCTCAACTGGTCACAGAACAGGTTGTTCATCAAGCTTGCCCAGAATTCAGCATATAGCGCAGCCTGCGGGCTATCCATACCACACTGGTAATCCCACTTGAGCAGCCAGTCACGAGCTTCGGCTAACTCAGCATCATCAAACTTCAAGCCGGCCAGATATGGCATCAGCTCCTCGGCGCTGATTGACTTAGCGTCACCCTGAATAGTCTGAAAAGTGGAAATAGTATGCGGTGCTAGCTTTTCCATCAATTCGACAACACGCTGGCCGCGATAGCCGTAATTCCATTCACGGGTGATGGTGTAGTTCAGCCCCTCGCCCAATTCTTTCGCTAGCATGTCATAGTATTCTGGTGGGACTACAGCTTGATTGGCAGTAGCGATATAGCCCCGTTCCGGATTAAAGACGTGTGGCAGCTTATCATAGGGGATAAAGCCTTTCCACTCGAACTCATCCGTCCAGCCCGGAACCGGTACCAGCCCGCTATGATTCTTAGCCCGAATGGGAATGCGTCCCGGCATCTGGTAGCCGATGTTGCCTTTCACATCGGCATAAGGGAAGTTCTGCGAAGGAACATCGAAATAGCTCAAAGCATTGCGGAACTCTTCCCAGTTCGTCGCTCTATTTAAGGTTGAAATTGATTGAAGCACAGTGCACGGTTCCAGAGCCGTCCAGCGCAATGCCACCGGGTCTTCATTATTAAAGCC contains:
- a CDS encoding DUF4870 domain-containing protein — translated: MAKTSTGLDENIAGLLCYVLGWISGLIFFLIEKENKFVRFHALQSIIVFGVLTLASIVIGWIPIIGWVINGLIWVLAVVLWILLMIKAYQGEKFKLPWAGDLAEKNA